The Chitinophaga niabensis genome segment TGGACCGCCGCCATCTGTGTATTACGTTTCGGCGAAACATATGCTTACCGCTTAATGCCTTTTTCCAATGCCCCGGATAAATCTTTCGAAACTGGTAATAAATGGCAAACCATTACTGTACTCCTATCCGATTTTAAAAAGGCAGCGGATGGCGTGGAAGGTACAGGCGCGGGTGCAACTACGCTGAGCGATCTTGTAAAACCAGACGGGAAAGTAGCTTTCGGTTATCGTTTTATTACAGAAGACGCGCCGGTAGAAGTGTTCAATGCTGCGTTCGATAATTTCAGAATTATAAAGATCAGGTAATGGTAAAAAAAACAAGCGGTGTTTTGTTCTGCGCGGTATTGATAGTAGTAATGGCATGCAACAAAAGGGCCCCGGATAAGGAGAATGGTAATATTGATACTTCCGGCACGGTGATCACCGTGCCGGACCCCGCTGTGGCTACAACAATTGGCTTTTTTATGGAAGGGTGGGCGCAAAAGAAATTCATTGCGCCCACTTATATAGAAAAGGAGCAGCCCACTGAAGCAGCGCAAACTGTAACGCTGGATGCTTCTGTAGTAGCCACTAAAATATCGCCTGCACTTTTTGGTAATAACAGCAATATTTACATGAGCCAGATGGTAACGGAAACAAAACTGATCAATCATATCAGGGAACTGCATCCTGGTATTATCCGTTTTCCGGGAGGTAACCTCAGCAGTCTATATTTCTGGAATTCCGCACCTGGCAGCTCTCCGGCAGATGCACCTCCGAAAATAAAAGATTCGAACGGCAACTTCATTGATGCAGGATATTGGTATGGCGGCAATACCGATGGCTGGACGCTTTCTGTGGAGAACTATTACAAAATGCTGCAGCAAACCGGCAACGAAGGCATCATCACCATTAACTATGCATATGCACGTTATAGTACTGCCAAAGACCCTGTGGCTGCTGCAGCACATCTGGCCGCAGACTGGGTTCGGTATGATAAAGGACGCACCCGCTATTGGGAAGTGGGTAATGAAAGCAATGGTGTTTGGCAGGCCGGTTACCGGATAGATGTATCGCAGAATAAAGACGGGCAGCCGGAGATCATTTCCGGCGACCTGTATGGCCGACACTTTAAAGTGTTTGCGGATTCCATGCGAAAAGCCGCCACGGAGCTGGGTAACACTATTTACATCGGTGCGCAGTTGCTGGAACATGAGCCGGCCACATGGGCTACTGTTACTGATAAACAATGGAACACCGGTGTGCTGCAACAGGCTGGCACAGCCGATTTTTTTATCGTCCATAGTTATTTCACGCCGTTTAATACCAATTCCAACCCACCAGAGGTACTGGCCTCTGCGGAAGCGGTAACCAAGGCTATTTCAGATCATCTCAATTCCGCCATCACAAATACTCATGTAAATATGAAGCCCGTAGCCCTTACGGAATGGAACATTTTTGCCATGGGCTCGCAACAAATGATATCCCAGGTAGCGGGCATGCACGCCGTACTGGTAATAGGTGAAATGATGAAGAACAAATTCGGTATGGCCAGCCGCTGGGACCTCGCCAACGCATGGGAAGATGGAAACGACCACGGTTTGTTCAGCCAGGGCGAAGCTGCTTCCGGAGAAGAAAAATGGGCACCACGGCCTGCTTTTTACTACCTGTACTTTTTCCGGAAAATGTTGGGCGACCGTTTTATAAATTCAGAAGTAACCGGCGCCAGTGCCAATATTAACGCGTATGCTTCTACTTACAGTTCCGGGGAGGCCGCCGTTACACTCGTGAATAAATCTACCGTGGCCAGGAATGTTCAGCTGGCATTCCGGAATTTCAAGGCCGGCAAACGATACTACTGGTATGTACTAACAGGTGGCGAAGGGGTCAGCAGTTTTTCACGAAAGGTATTTATAAACGGGCTGGGGCCGGCAGGCATTGCAGGCGGGCCGGATAATTACACCACACTGAAAGCTTTTTCCGCCGGTACACAGGCCGGTATTAAAATAGCTTTACCTCCTATGTCTGTAATATTTGCTGTGGTGGAAAAACCTTAATGTATGCAAGGGTTGTATCAGCTATGCCCCCTGCCCTGGATGGTACCGGGCAGTACGGGGTCAGTGATCACCTTTTTTATACAAGTCAAACAGCTCAATGATCTCCCGCGGCTTCTTTGAAAACTTATCAGCAGAAACAAGCATTGAACTTCCATCTTCAAGTGTCAAACTAATTGAATGAACATCATTTTCCTGGTACGTGCCCGTTTCATTTGAATAATATCTGTCCTTTTCCGTGATCAGCTGGTAGGATTTAATATCTGCCCATTTATAAAAAAAGGCTGCCGCAGTATTCTTTTTATTATTATCCTGAAAGGCAACACCTTCTGTAGTTAACGTCAAAGCACTATGATATTTAAAGATCACCCTAAAGCCGAAAACCGCTATCACTATTACTAAAAGGGTAAAAAGTGCGGCAAGTATGAACGCAATATCCGCAGGGCTGTTTTCGGACATAATATATAACCCCGGAAACAGGGCTACGCAGGCAATAAGAAGCATCAATGGCACGTCACCTCTTGTTCTCTTTATGGTTACCGTTTTCATTTTCAATCGGGTTAAAGCACAAAAATTTCCTATAAATATATTAAGCTAAGAATTATATTTGAATACTTAAGCCCTAACTATAAATTCCCACTGTGAAATTTCCTACAATAAGCCTCCTATTTGTTTCCCTGGCCGCTAATTGCTTCGGGCAGATCAGCCAGGTCTCCAAAGACGCTATCACCGCCTCAGAAAAGGTCATTAAAGCATACCACGCCGGCACGGCGCCTTCTAATAAAGTAGTAAAAGTGGTCTACTTCCATGGTTACCAGGCACAGCCGCTGCCCAACTGGGAAGAACGCTTAAACAGAACGCTACATGATGTGAGCAAATACTACCAGGAAGAATTCAGCAAATCCGGCATCCAATCCAATGGTGTGCCTTTCGAGAAATCAGGCGACAAATATGTTATTACCGTTGTGGAAGGCAACTTCCGGTCAGGAGATTACGATATCAATGCAGGCCAGCGGATCGGGGAGGAAATCGCCAGAAAGACCGCAGGAAAGGTCAATTTTTCTACTGATCATGTATTGATATTTACCGGGCTAAGCTATAAGAAAGAAGATAGTACCTATGTATTTCATTCTCCTTACTGGGGTACGGGCTCTTCTCAGAAAGGGGTATGCTTTGTAGCAGATTGTGATCTACTGGATTCGAAACTACTGACCGATACCGCGCAGCGAATAAAATTTTCTGAACAGGCAATAGCTTTTAAAGAATGTAGTGTAGCTGAATTCAACAGCTGGTACATCGGTGGCATCGCTCATGAAATGGGGCATATGTTCGGATTGCCCCATGACAATGGCAACCCTTCAGAGTTGGCTGCAAAAGAGATCTCACTGATGGGGCAATACGGAAGCCGGCATTTCAGGGGATACCTGTGGGGAGACAGAAAAAGTTCAGTTATCTCTGCTGCCGGCATTATGCAACTGCTCAGCCACCCGGTATTTACACAATCCGTAACGTCTGCGAATAATGGACCGGAGAGCGCCAATGATACTTTACATTTTGAAAACAACGATAAGGGTGTAACAATAAGGTCCGCTTTCCCAACCGGGACTCTCCCCTACGCCTGCTATACACTGCTTCGCACAGTAGATATTACCGAATACTTCAACAAAAGTTCCATTCATACCATAGGGCCAGCCAATCAACTGAATATGCAATTCGGGAAACTGCCCGGTGGCATGTACCTGCTAAGTGTAGTACTAATCTATCCGAATGGCGCAATTAAAACTGACCAGCAGATTTTCACCGTCAATAGCGATGGCATCGCTGCTGCCCCACAATTGCTAATTACTCCTTATGTAAATATTAAAGCTTTTCATAATCGCCTGCTGAAAGAAGAGAAAAGCAAAGAAACCGCCCTAAAGCTGAAAATACTGGAACCCCTTGTCCATCCCACTTCTCCTGCTGATCCGTTAACGGCTCCCGGCAAGCGTTTGTACTTGTCTGATACCAAATGGGAGAAAGCGGAAGTAGGCTGGCAGGAACCTGCCCGGAATTATTACTCCAGGGAATCAGAACGTACTTTCTTCCTGGAAAACCAGGGCAAAATATATGAGAAAGGCCTTTTTGCACATGCTCCCTCCGTGTATTCATTTAAGTTGGGCAAAAAATGGCGGACGTTTTCTGCACTCGCCGCCTTCAGGGATGATCTGAGAGAAGAAGGATCTGTGCGGTTCACCATCTGGGGAGATGGTAAGCTACTCTATACCTCCCCCGTATTAACTACCGGCCAGCAGACACCTGTTAAGATAGCTATCGCACAGGTAGATATCCTTGAACTGAAAGCGGAAAGCACAGCCCCGGACAATAATGGGCACTGTTGGTCTATCTGGCTAAACCCTGTGATTGAACGATAATTGATCTATCCGTTTTATAGACCCTGACAATATACCCGATATCATATACAACCCCTCTTTGTATACCATTCCAGCAAAAGCATACCCTATTCCTACATTTTATATGGGCTGGCATTAAAATTGTCTGGTGCATGTTTCTAATTTAATTAAACATTAACCTAACTCATCCCGGTAACATGGGATCAAAACACCATTTGTATGAATCGGATCCACACAAGTTTTCCCAAATTTTCATTAGCAATTTTTACGTTGAGCGCATTACTGGCTTCTTCCTGCAGCAAGGATAAGGGTGATGGCGGAGCCAAAAAAGAGGAAGTAGTATTCCAGGACAACTTCGACAATGGAGCTACTGCCATCTGGCAACCTGGCACCAGCGGCCAGGCAACAAAATCTGTAACTGATGGTCATTTTGTATTGACCCATAGCGGCGGTGCTGCGGCTATTTATAAAACATGGGCTACCACAAATGTTTTTGCTGCCGCGCACAAGAAGCAGGCTATTGAAATCATGCAGACACATGTAAAAGGTCATGAGTATGATAAAGCCGGTCTTCTTTTTTCTGTAGCAGATGAGAATTACATCATTGCCTTTCAGGTCGGCAATAAAGAGTTCCGGATATATCAGAAAGTGAATACCACAAATACCAACCTGGTTGCGTGGACAGCTTCTCCTCATATCAAAGGCGCGCTGAATGAATCCAATAAGCTGAAGGTTACGCTGGCTGACGGTAAGTTACAGTATTATATCAACGACAACATGGTAGCCACCATGGAATCCGGCCCTCTTAGCACCCTGGATAAAGTAGGCTTTGAAGTTGTAAAAGGTGCTGCGGCAGAAACCACTTACAAAGTAGATTACCTGAAGGCCATAAGACTATAACAGAAAGGCATGGTTGCAGACCGGGCAGGCGTTACGCGCATTGCCCGGTTTTTATATTACGGCAACCTGTGTATATTCGCTCTATGGATCTGGACAACATACTCGACAATATATACCCCCTCCCTGAACAGTCAAAGGCCCTGCTGAAAGAAAAGATCTACGAGATCACTTATCCCAGGGCACATGTGCTGTTTAAGCTGAACAGGATAGCACCCAAAGTATATTTCATCAGGAAAGGGATAGTGCGGGCCTATGCCAGCCCGGAAGGAGAAGAAGAAATAACTTTCTGGTTCGGAAAAGAAGGAGATGCCGTTCTCTCCATGAAGAACTATGTTGAAAATAAAAAGGGCTACGAAACCATTGAATTACTGGAACCATGCCAGCTCTATGAAATACAAACAGAGGATCTGAGAGCGCTGTACAATACGGACATACATATCGCCAATTGGGGAAGAACATTTGCTGAGCAGGAACTGATAAAAGTGGAAGAGCGTTTTATTTCCAGGCAATGCAGAACCGCATTGGAACGTTATAAAGAACTCATGAACACCAATCCTGACCTGCTGCAAAGAGTGCAACTGGCACATATAGCTTCCTATCTCGGCATAACACCGGTATCCCTGAGCAGAATAAGGGCTGAATTTAAATAATTATCATTTGATAATTTTTCCTTCCCTCCTTCTCACGAACTTGCAGGCATAAAATCTATAAGTCGTGAACTGGATTATTTTAATTATCGCTGGTTTATTTGAGGTAGCCTTTACCTCCAGCCTGGGAAAGGCCAAGACAACAACAGGCATGGAAATGTATCTCTGGTATGGATCATTCCTCATTTCACTGGTCGCCAGTATGCTGTTATTGATGAAGGCCGTTCAAACCCTGCCCCTCGGAACAGCCTATGCGGTATGGACAGGTATAGGGGCTGTGGGTACTGTGCTGATGGGTATCTTTGTATTCCATGAAAGTGTGAACTTCTGGAGGTTGTTCTTTATCGCAACACTGATAGGGTCTATTGTTGGTTTAAAGTCAATGTCGCATTAAAAAGGTAAAAACAGCCTTAGTTTACGTCAATCTGCTACAGAATATACTTTACCTAGCATAGATGTTGAAAACAGATAATCGTAGATGACGTTTTTACCTACATCCTCATATCCCCCGGAATAAGAATAACCACCTAAGATCTTCTGGGTAAAAAGGTATTTGAAGTCTATAAACGTATGTTCAGGGAAATATTTCTCTATCCGTTCTTTAATGCGCTGAATTTTATCAGCAATATTCAGATGATATTTCATACCGCTGTAAAGGTATCCATGTCCGGGAACAAAGCTGCTGTTTTCGCCCAAGGTATAATTATACTCATCATAAACGTAAACCGTATAGTGCTTTACCAATAGAGAAAGCGTTACT includes the following:
- a CDS encoding alpha-L-arabinofuranosidase yields the protein MVKKTSGVLFCAVLIVVMACNKRAPDKENGNIDTSGTVITVPDPAVATTIGFFMEGWAQKKFIAPTYIEKEQPTEAAQTVTLDASVVATKISPALFGNNSNIYMSQMVTETKLINHIRELHPGIIRFPGGNLSSLYFWNSAPGSSPADAPPKIKDSNGNFIDAGYWYGGNTDGWTLSVENYYKMLQQTGNEGIITINYAYARYSTAKDPVAAAAHLAADWVRYDKGRTRYWEVGNESNGVWQAGYRIDVSQNKDGQPEIISGDLYGRHFKVFADSMRKAATELGNTIYIGAQLLEHEPATWATVTDKQWNTGVLQQAGTADFFIVHSYFTPFNTNSNPPEVLASAEAVTKAISDHLNSAITNTHVNMKPVALTEWNIFAMGSQQMISQVAGMHAVLVIGEMMKNKFGMASRWDLANAWEDGNDHGLFSQGEAASGEEKWAPRPAFYYLYFFRKMLGDRFINSEVTGASANINAYASTYSSGEAAVTLVNKSTVARNVQLAFRNFKAGKRYYWYVLTGGEGVSSFSRKVFINGLGPAGIAGGPDNYTTLKAFSAGTQAGIKIALPPMSVIFAVVEKP
- a CDS encoding NPCBM/NEW2 domain-containing protein — its product is MKFPTISLLFVSLAANCFGQISQVSKDAITASEKVIKAYHAGTAPSNKVVKVVYFHGYQAQPLPNWEERLNRTLHDVSKYYQEEFSKSGIQSNGVPFEKSGDKYVITVVEGNFRSGDYDINAGQRIGEEIARKTAGKVNFSTDHVLIFTGLSYKKEDSTYVFHSPYWGTGSSQKGVCFVADCDLLDSKLLTDTAQRIKFSEQAIAFKECSVAEFNSWYIGGIAHEMGHMFGLPHDNGNPSELAAKEISLMGQYGSRHFRGYLWGDRKSSVISAAGIMQLLSHPVFTQSVTSANNGPESANDTLHFENNDKGVTIRSAFPTGTLPYACYTLLRTVDITEYFNKSSIHTIGPANQLNMQFGKLPGGMYLLSVVLIYPNGAIKTDQQIFTVNSDGIAAAPQLLITPYVNIKAFHNRLLKEEKSKETALKLKILEPLVHPTSPADPLTAPGKRLYLSDTKWEKAEVGWQEPARNYYSRESERTFFLENQGKIYEKGLFAHAPSVYSFKLGKKWRTFSALAAFRDDLREEGSVRFTIWGDGKLLYTSPVLTTGQQTPVKIAIAQVDILELKAESTAPDNNGHCWSIWLNPVIER
- a CDS encoding Crp/Fnr family transcriptional regulator; translated protein: MDLDNILDNIYPLPEQSKALLKEKIYEITYPRAHVLFKLNRIAPKVYFIRKGIVRAYASPEGEEEITFWFGKEGDAVLSMKNYVENKKGYETIELLEPCQLYEIQTEDLRALYNTDIHIANWGRTFAEQELIKVEERFISRQCRTALERYKELMNTNPDLLQRVQLAHIASYLGITPVSLSRIRAEFK
- a CDS encoding DMT family transporter; amino-acid sequence: MNWIILIIAGLFEVAFTSSLGKAKTTTGMEMYLWYGSFLISLVASMLLLMKAVQTLPLGTAYAVWTGIGAVGTVLMGIFVFHESVNFWRLFFIATLIGSIVGLKSMSH